The genomic segment aaaataataaattgacaCAAGTAATAGAACACGTGAAGAAGTTATTACTGGGATGACACCATCAGCAATTTCTAACTTCATCAGTTCTTTAGATGTTATCTTCAGCTTTTCAGCAGCCTGAAAAGGGAAAAAAGGAACAAGTCAAAACTATCACAGGTTATGACCGGCAAAACAGATGCATCCTTAAATCACCTTTGGTGAAGCTTTGGCAGTCTTCCACAAGATTGCTGCGCATGCTTCAGGGCTGTCACATAAAGGGAAAGGAAAATCAAAATAGCAACCAAATTTACATACACTGATAAGAGTTTTTTAAGAAAGAAGTGGAAACCCATCCGAATGGGCGACTGCGTGCTATTTGCATATGATGTTTCAGCAACACAAAAGCTTTATTGCATGAACTCTCCAAGTGAAAATATTTCAATCCTCAGCAAATGGGAAGCTTAATATTGAATTTTCAGGTTTCACTTTTAATTCAACGGAGTATCAAGTATTATAAGTTGAACATAATTTGTTAATCTCTAGGTTTATGCATAATGCACTCAAATTGCATTGCCTGAAACTGCTAAGTTTCCAAGAACTGTTTAGCTTATTATGTTTCACTATTGTTTCTTAATAACAATAAAGCACTCTTCAAAAACTATGAAACCAAAGTTGCACTGCTCAAGAGAATCATTTACTCTTAAAATTTCCAAAGTAAACCAGTTGTAGCCATGACGAAAGCCAAAGATGGTAAGAGTAACGGAGGATATAGATGATAAAGTATGCACTGGAACCAATAACTCAGGTATAAAAAAACCCCTCAAAGCAGCAGCCATCACACAATTCGGTAATTAAATTATGCATCAGTGTCACTGAGCAGGTATCTAGAGTGTGGAAGAAAAAGGAAGAAAAATCCAAACAAGCATCTTAAGGCACATAGTAGTTATACAAACGATGATAGAGATGCACCTGGCAACATAAAAGACAGCATTTTCAAGCATTAACAACTTGTTAGCACAACCAATAGCCAGTGCTCCACCAGAGCCTCCTTCTCCAAGCACAATTGAAACAATTGGAACTTTGAGACCAAACATAGTCCTCAAGTTCTGAGCTATAGCTTCACCCTTCACGTGAAAAAATAAAGGGAAAAAACAGTCAACATAAATCCTTTACACTTGGCACACACGATTCAGCAATAAGGACTTCATTTGATGGAATGCTATACAGTACTTGGCCTAATTCCTCAGATTTAAGATCAGCATATGCCCCAGGAGTGTCAATGAAAGTGACAATTGGAAATCCATGGTGATCCGCATAGTACATCATGCGCAGAGCCTTTCGGTAACTGTTTAAATCAGAATGTCACAGTCAGCGCTAGgtaaaacagaaatatccccACTAAAACGTCCATGATCTGTGGAAATGTGAAATTTTCCATGTCACTGTACGAGCTCGCCAGAGTCAAACAGATACTATTACCAAGAAAGAAAGGGCATTGAttgctttttttctttttcttttttccacCAATGTTAAGATCATGTAGAAATATAGAATGTAAGAATTCTTTCTCAAATGCATACCCATGAGGAGTAGGCATCCCAAAGTTCCGCTGTATATTCTCTTTTGTGTTGCGGCCCTTCTGATGGCCCATGAACATGTAGCTTCTTCCATTTATTGTACCAAGTCCTGTGACGACAGCGGGATCATCATATCCAGCTCGATCTCCATGGAGCTCCACAAACTGCACATGTGTAAAAGTACAGGCCAATTCAGATAAAGGAAAAATTTCTTCCTTATTAAATCTAGAATTCATCGTTTTCTTATACTTCTACTGGATGTTATTAATTCTCAAGATAAAGCAAGCAATAAACCCTATGATTAAAATAAGTTGCAGGTGGAGAGACCTTATCAGTAATATTGAATATGTGATCAAGAAATGTAGGCCTGTTGGGATGTCGTGCAATATTCACACGTTGTATGGGAGTCAAATGAGTGTACAGATCTTTTAGAGCCTGCAAATTGACATGGATCAAGTGAAAATACCAAAACAATTTGAAATAAAGATAAGATCATAAATTTTGCCTCTCAAGTCTTAAGTAGAAGGTGATTATATGATAACAGTTGTAGCAGGAATTGCATTTGCAATGGAATCGAAAGAGAGAGTGTGGTGAAATGGAATTGAAATTATAAGCATGTTTATTGGCTAAACCTGTTGATACTTGTTCTCCAGAGAGATAATTTGATCGCTGAAGTCCAGACCAGTTTCGTTCGCCATCTTTTGCACCTGCATAAGAAAATCAATAGGATCGAAGTAAGCCATGAAATTTTCTATATAAAGGAGTTCATTCCATAAATGTGCGCAAAGATCTTATAAAATTCATacatcaattatttttttctgcAGATCCATGAGAGGTTTCTCGAAGTCCAATGTCACTGGCTTTGGTTTCTCTTTCAAAGGCTTGAAAGGTGAGAGATGGCTTAGGATTCCACCCTTCACATTTGGGTCAGGATCTTCTGGCCATGGATATTCGTGCTTTTTCACTTTCCTGAGCTTTGCAGATACAGTAAAACCTCTCCTTTTTGCTCCTAGTTGCACCTTTCCAAGTGCTTTTAGGGGAACGCCAAAAACTCCATTACTTAAGCTACTAAGAAGATCCAAAGCAGTAGGTTTGGAAGCTGAATTCCCATTGAATGCCACCGGAGATGGGGTCATGGAAGCCATCGTCCCACTTGAAGGACCAGATCAGTTGGGACAGTGAATACCTTTAAAGGGCGAAAGAGGGAAAAAAGCATTCATGTCAAAAAGAGAAGTACCAAAAACGtaaaatactaaaaccaagagaaaaataaacaaaatactCTTTAAGAAACTGAGAATCCAATTCATAAAATGAATAATTACTGGGACACTTCAAGTCGTCAGTTGTGTGCTTTTTGGTGTGTGTGACAGAGGGTTTAGCTTAAATTCAACCGACACAAGGTATCTAAAAACGTCAGAGACAGGAATAGAATTGCACACTGTCATTCAACCTTATTCACAAATGTCGTTTGAGAAATGTCCAGATAAAAGAAGGGGTACTACAAAACTATCAGCGACCGCTAGGCTAGTGAGGAACCTAATATGCATCAAGTGCACTCAAATTCTTAGTTCAGTTTCTTTTCTGATTTGCGCAGTTATTACGGCAGCGCAATACGGGGAAAGAGAGTATGAAGGTACATGATTTTACCGTTCAGGGAACAGTGACATTTATTTAACATGCAGCTACTATATGCATAAATTTAAGGAgcaaagaaaaggaaaaaatcaACAAGACGGGGAAAAATCGAAAATAAAAGTATTCAAGCTCCAAGAAAACGGCAAACcccaaaaaatatatacaatttTGTAAAATGCTGCCACAGATTCATACCCACAACGAAACAGTATAGCTATTACATAAACAAAAGAAGAGACTTCAGCACAAGTTATCCCGAGCTAAAAACAGTTAttcaaagcaaaaaaaaaagcaaataaCACAGCATCCAGCATTCAAGCACCAAAATCGGAGAAAGTTCGGCCAAAAACTGAAAGAAAACACACCTGATAtatcaaatgcagcagcgaaCGAAATCGTATCCGATTATAGTTGAACAAAAACAAGGAGATCCGAGAAACCGATGGAATGGAATCAAATTGGAGAAGAAATCGAAAGATCGCGGAGCTACTACATAAGAGAGATCGTCAGGGATGGCGAGGCCGGTTCGTGATTTCTGAGACAGAATGGGGAATTTATATGAATTTCGATGATTCCAATGctgaattaataataataaattaaaaaaaaaacagctaGCTCGAATGTGCTTCGGCTTTGTCGATAATGAGGGGCAACGTTTTTGGGTAGGGCCGTTGAAACCCCCGCACAAACACAGCAACCTCAACTAGTGAACTCACTACTCATCCGGAAATTTAGGGAAAAGGGAGTCGTTGGtgacttatttaaaaaaaaggatCCGGATAGTAATTTACGTGAATATCTTTgtattttaagtttaaaattgatTAATCATTTTCACTCTTATAAACTTCTTCACTTCATTGTAAACCCTACGCACTCGCTTCGACTCTCTTGCCCTCGTTTTCTAGTCGACTTAATCCGCGCAGCTGAATCGACGAAACCCTTCTTCAACATTTTTTTTGCAAGGCATTCGAGAAATGGCCGACCAAAATATGGTATGTTCACTTTTATTCTGTCATTTCATTGTTCGTGCgtgtgttgaggaagaaatggTGGAATCGTCGTGTTGAGGAAGAAAGGGTGCGTGTGTGTTGTGTTGTTGTGCTTGGTCGACCAAGCGTGGTTTGGTGACCACCACTTGGTCGACAAAGCGTGGTCGACCAACCCACACTTTTTCCACCGAGCAGCGGTCGACCAATCGTGGGTTGGTCGACCAACGCTTTGTCGACCAATCGTGTGTTTGTCGACCAATGTTTGGTCGACCAAGCATTGGTTGGTCGACCAATCGTGGGTTTGTCGACCAAGAAGCTTTGGTAGAGGAAGAAGCTATGGTCGACCAAACGTGGTTTGGTCGACCAACGCTTCTTGGTCGACCAACGTTTGGTCCACCAAGCGTGGGTTGGTCGACCAAGCGACCAAACGTGGGTTGGTCGACCAACACACTTCTTCTCTTGGTCGACCAAGCGTGGGTTGGTCGACCAACACACTTCTTCTCTTGGTCGACCAAGTGTGGGTTGGTCGACCAACGCTTGCTGGTTCAATGTAACATTAATTTTTATTCTAATATATTTGTATTTGGGACAGGTATATTTGCCGAGAAAACTAGGCAGGGATGCAATTTTTCGCTGCAAGCTGACACTCGAATCAAGATATAAAGAGGTTTCGGAGAAGATTGTTCACTACCTCAACAACAACGAGAGAGCTCTTTTTTTGGAGCAGTCTCCTTTTGGTAATTTGGTTAGGTATCATAGAGATATAAATATTTCTAGTCAAATTATGTGGTATTTGATGAGTAATCAGATAGTTGACACGGGTAGTGATGAGTTTTGGATGGTGGTGCGCAAGAGGCCAGTTAGATTTTCTTTGTTATAGTATTGTTTAACAACCGGCCTCGATTGCGGTACAGAGCCTGTAGATGTACCAGAGGGAGGTGTCTTTGGCTCCAGACACTTTGGCGGTAAGTCTGAGATTGTTTTGAGTGAATTGGAGGCAAAGATGAGTGTTCAAGTGCAGAATGAGACTGGTGTAGACGTGGAGAAGTTAAAGATGGCTAGTCTTTACTTCTGTTGTTTTGTGTTCGGTGAGGGGACTAGGAAAAAAACGAATAAGATCGACCTTAAATACCTGAGGCTTATGGATGATTTGGATAGGTTTAACAGCTATCCGTGGGGTAGAGTAGCCTTTCGTGATGCGGTCCGATGTTTGAAGAAGGATCTTTTAGGGCGATATAATTACCTCACCGAGGCACAGGGTCGGAAAGAAGTTGATGGCAGCTTCCTTGTCGGTGGTTTTGTGATGCCTCTGCAGgtatattaatttttgaatgttaaaactggatttgttatctttattTCTACTAATAACATTGTTCTAAATTTATGTTACAAATCCTCGCTTATGAATATTATCCGAGCGTGGTACAAAAGTTTGCAAGGAAAAGTGATGTGGACGGTTTGATGTTGCCCAGGATGTTTCAATGGGTGACTAACACGTGGCCGTCAAACCGTGCCCCAACTGCTGTTGATGTCACTGCAGCCTTTGGTGATTCTGCTATAGATGTAAGTAATATGAAttgatttgatataataaaTGTGTACTTACCTTTTAATTAATCTGATatgttattaattaaatgtaggATTGTCTTGGATGTTTGACTCCTACTCCCGAGGAGCTCGTTTCAACGTATTATACGACCGGGGATTTTGTTGATTCTGCGCCCGATGCGGTCACCACTCGGGTACTCGAGCTCTGGAGGCAGGGTCAGACAGTCATATGTAGCGAGCATCCTCTGGAGTCTCCCTCAGTCCAGCACATGCATTCCGCACATTCACCTCCCTCTGTCCAGCACACACCTCCTGCACATGCATCTCCTGACGTTTCCGGCACCCGTCCTGGTGATCTCAATAGATCCAGCTCTAGCACCAGTTCTCCTATGCATACGGGTCCTAGAGTCCACTTTGGACTCAATCCTTCCCGCCGCCCATCACCCTTGGAGCATCGTTTCGAGCGGCGATTGACTGTGTTGGAGGATTCTGTTACGTCGATGCATGTTAAGATGTCAGCAGAATTTATTGAGATCAGAGCGTCTATCAGGAGCATAAATCAAGCTCTAGTTGACTTGAAATCGAGTTTCAATCTTGGTCTCgatgagttgagattgagttTGACTGAACAGATTAGAGCTGGTTTTGTTGAGATGAGGTCTAACATGCCAGTGCAGCAGGACAGAGATTATAGCATAGCATATACCAGAGGGCGGAAGAGGAAAGCGTCCGAGGCAGATTTTGGTgagttaattttattaattatatttatgtttatgtaataCAATGATTTAGTACAATtctcataattattttaatttgtttaatGTACGCTATTAGGGTTGGATGATAATCTGGTCAGGGAAATTGACAGTACTAGCCAAACATTACATATATTTGAGCCTAACCTTCATGTCATTAtagagaagtcatcagaaggtGAGTTAATGCACttttttgatttgatatttttGTATAGTATATtaaacaacaatttttttatttttagatattCAAGTTACTCCGGATTCGCGTAAGTCAGGTGGCGAGGCGACCACGTCGAGAGGTTATTACACTAAACCTCGTCTATTCATATTTGCATTaaatttcttattattttaatttgttgaATGTACGCTGTTAGGTGTGGCTGATAATATGGGTAAGGAAATTGGTAGTAGTAGCCAAACCCAACAGATATTTGAGCCTAACCTTCAAGGCATTCCAGATGAGTCCGCAGGAGGTGAGGTAATgcacattttttatatttatatttatgtatagTATATTAAACAATATACTTTATGTTTTTAGATATTCAAGTGACTCCAGATGCGCGTATGCCAGGAGGCGAGGCGACCACGTCGAGAGGTTATTAAACTATACCTTGTTTATTGttcatatttgcattaaagttGTTACAATTGATCATTTTATAGATGACGGTGTGAGGCCACTTGCGGAGACCGTGACACTGAAGGTAAACAACTCGCTTGCACGAGTTAGGGCATCGATGCTCGACCGTTCGCCTAGTAGGATTCGAGGTTTTTACGTCGAATATGAGAAGTCTTTCTACGGACCCATGGCGATCGCAAACTCGCGTGTCACTTTCTCTgtaagcttttaaataaatcttttataaaGTTTAAATTTGTAGAGGATTTcttttaaaacattgaaaacCTTTTGTTATATTGAATTCAGCACTTCGGCGAAGCTCTCCGTGGATTGGTTGAGATGCAGATCCGACATCCTGAAATGATGTCGGCAGATGATTCGTTGATGGACGGACATTTCTACGGTGCGATCTCAGTTTTGGCCGAAGATAAAGATATCGATTTCAAAATAAATCTGGCACGGATTGTGAGCAAAGTCAAAGGTAGTGATCCAGAATGGCCGTGTCTCTCGTGGGAAAAGGCACGAAGAATTCTCATCCATGTCTACACAGATCGGGGCTGGTTTTTGCTAAAACTCGTGACAGGGGTGAATAAGTGCATTATATATGACTTGCTGCGAAGGCACGATCCCAAATTCAAAGATCTGAATAGAGAAATagagcatatacttgtaaacgCTGCTCGTCTGCTTTGTTGGGAACAACCCACACCCCGAGAGGCCATGGAATATAAAACTACATGATGAATTCCGTGCCAAGATTATACAGTACGTTATTCCGTCTGCTATTTcattattcatttttttaatgttacaacaaatattaactgttgatttttttcttttttcacagTGAAGATTCGGGAGCATTTATGTTAGCTGTTGCTGGATACTCTTTGTCTAGGAAGAGCACGCAAGTAGTACTAACTTTAGATGATAGATTAGTATCTgagtttatatattttttagctTGTAATATGTTCCTCAATGATTGGTGATTATTGTGATGTATTGGAAAATTTTATGTCATTATTGGAACATCGTCTTATGTAACTATTTGGGGTTGGTCGACCATCGTTCTTtaggttttagggtttagggttttttaggGTTTAGAACCGTAAATTCATAATTCatcacataaataatttaaatgttaatCATGGAATCATAATCGAACTACTTtgctaaattttaaattaaaaaaatcgtaatttcaagattatgttatatattttaatttatatatgaaTCACTTCGTCACAATCTCAGTAATTGTtacattataaaaaaaacaggattatgttatatattttaagttaaatGTTAATCGTGGAATCACAATCGaactattttattatattttaaattaaaaaaatcgtaatttcaagattatgttatatattttaatttacatatgAATCACTTCGTCACAATCTCAGTATTTTGTtacattataaaaaaaaacaggatta from the Primulina tabacum isolate GXHZ01 chromosome 16, ASM2559414v2, whole genome shotgun sequence genome contains:
- the LOC142528536 gene encoding uncharacterized protein LOC142528536 — protein: MLQILAYEYYPSVVQKFARKSDVDGLMLPRMFQWVTNTWPSNRAPTAVDVTAAFGDSAIDDCLGCLTPTPEELVSTYYTTGDFVDSAPDAVTTRVLELWRQGQTVICSEHPLESPSVQHMHSAHSPPSVQHTPPAHASPDVSGTRPGDLNRSSSSTSSPMHTGPRVHFGLNPSRRPSPLEHRFERRLTVLEDSVTSMHVKMSAEFIEIRASIRSINQALVDLKSSFNLGLDELRLSLTEQIRAGFVEMRSNMPVQQDRDYSIAYTRGRKRKASEADFGLDDNLVREIDSTSQTLHIFEPNLHVIIEKSSEVY
- the LOC142528537 gene encoding uncharacterized protein LOC142528537, with the translated sequence MGKEIGSSSQTQQIFEPNLQGIPDESAGDIQVTPDARMPGGEATTSRDDGVRPLAETVTLKVNNSLARVRASMLDRSPSRIRGFYVEYEKSFYGPMAIANSRVTFSHFGEALRGLVEMQIRHPEMMSADDSLMDGHFYGAISVLAEDKDIDFKINLARIVSKVKDKDIDFKINLARIVSKVKGSDPEWPCLSWEKARRILIHVYTDRGWFLLKLVTGVNKCIIYDLLRRHDPKFKDLNREIEHILVNAARLLCWEQPTPREAMEYKTT